The Cronobacter sakazakii genome has a window encoding:
- the fhuE gene encoding ferric-rhodotorulic acid/ferric-coprogen receptor FhuE, whose amino-acid sequence MAKHALRQGAVPASSLPSLLALSIASALAAPAAYAAPAASDTIVVDAAADSGTPDESQDYSVKTTTSGTKMLLVPRDIPQSVSVISQQRMQDQQLTTIEDVLENTTGVTASRIDTSRTNFFARGFYISNFAYEDMPTFLDNRWNFGDTAGDTAIYDKIEIVRGAAGLMSGTGNPSAYVNMVRKHADSQTFKGNVSATYGSWDKQRYVMDVQSPLVESGKVRGRVVAGYQDNESFVERNHYRKKFIYGVVDADITESTLLSLGYDYQKSEEDSPTWGGFPSLYSDGSRTHFRRGFNTAADWAYSDLDSTKIFANLTQRFNNGWEAKVNAMHAETNFDNRMMYIDGFPDKTTGRYNAALWQGAWGGWNVGERKQDSVDAFVRGGYELAGRQHEMMFGGSYSRQRNNYDNSYPVNDNSGLMDVGNIHDYDGNTVANPTWSSFALYQRDVIRQKSIYAATRLSLADPLHLILGARYTEWNAKYNLERKPDEIRRSKADDVTPYAGLIYDIDDTWSAYASYTSIFQPSGQRDVNSEFLDPTTGKAYEAGLKADWFNTRLTASLAVFRIEQDNVALNTGVIIPGSGGQTAYKSVDGTVSKGVELELNGALTDNWQLTFGASRYVAEAGDGVAVNPDQPRTTMKLFTRYQLPTLPALTVGGGARWQTKTWQDIAGPNGDTRISQNGYTVVDLFTRYQATKNLAVQANLNNVFDKVYYDYLGTYGVYGAPRNFSVTASYSF is encoded by the coding sequence ATGGCTAAGCATGCACTCCGTCAGGGCGCCGTTCCGGCGTCTTCCCTTCCCTCTTTGCTCGCGCTCAGTATCGCCAGCGCGCTGGCAGCGCCCGCGGCTTACGCAGCGCCTGCCGCCAGCGACACGATAGTGGTCGATGCCGCCGCCGACAGCGGCACGCCTGACGAATCACAGGATTACAGCGTCAAAACCACCACGTCCGGCACCAAAATGCTCCTGGTGCCGCGTGATATTCCGCAGTCGGTCAGCGTCATTAGCCAGCAGCGCATGCAGGATCAGCAGTTAACGACTATTGAAGATGTGCTGGAAAACACCACGGGCGTGACCGCCTCGCGCATCGATACCAGCCGGACCAACTTTTTCGCACGCGGTTTTTACATCAGCAATTTCGCCTATGAAGATATGCCGACGTTTCTTGATAACCGCTGGAACTTTGGCGACACCGCGGGCGACACGGCGATATACGATAAAATCGAGATCGTGCGCGGCGCGGCCGGGCTTATGAGCGGCACCGGCAACCCGTCGGCGTATGTGAATATGGTGCGTAAACACGCTGACAGCCAGACGTTTAAAGGCAACGTCTCTGCCACTTATGGCAGCTGGGACAAACAACGCTACGTGATGGATGTGCAGTCGCCGCTGGTGGAGTCCGGTAAAGTTCGCGGGCGCGTGGTCGCCGGTTATCAGGATAACGAAAGCTTCGTTGAGCGTAACCATTACCGCAAAAAATTCATTTATGGCGTCGTGGATGCCGACATCACCGAGTCAACGCTGCTGTCACTCGGCTATGACTATCAGAAAAGCGAAGAAGACAGCCCGACCTGGGGCGGATTCCCTTCGCTTTACAGCGACGGCAGCCGGACGCATTTCCGCCGCGGTTTTAATACCGCCGCCGACTGGGCCTACTCCGATCTCGATTCCACCAAAATTTTCGCCAACCTGACGCAGCGCTTTAATAACGGCTGGGAGGCGAAAGTGAACGCGATGCACGCCGAAACCAATTTCGACAACCGCATGATGTATATCGACGGTTTCCCGGATAAAACCACCGGTCGCTACAATGCCGCGCTCTGGCAGGGCGCGTGGGGCGGCTGGAACGTGGGCGAGCGTAAGCAGGATTCGGTCGACGCCTTCGTGCGCGGCGGCTACGAGCTGGCGGGACGTCAGCATGAAATGATGTTTGGCGGCAGCTACAGCCGCCAGCGCAACAACTATGACAATTCATATCCGGTGAATGATAATTCCGGCCTGATGGATGTCGGAAATATTCACGATTATGACGGCAACACGGTGGCGAACCCGACGTGGTCCAGCTTTGCGCTTTACCAGCGCGACGTGATTCGTCAGAAATCCATTTACGCCGCCACGCGCCTCTCGCTTGCCGATCCGCTGCATCTGATTCTGGGCGCGCGCTACACCGAGTGGAACGCAAAATACAATCTGGAGCGCAAGCCGGATGAAATTCGTCGCAGCAAAGCGGATGACGTGACGCCTTACGCGGGCCTGATTTACGATATCGACGATACCTGGTCGGCGTATGCCAGCTATACCTCTATCTTCCAGCCGAGCGGTCAGCGTGATGTAAACAGCGAGTTCCTCGATCCGACCACCGGTAAAGCCTATGAAGCCGGGCTCAAAGCCGACTGGTTTAACACCCGTCTGACGGCCTCGCTCGCGGTGTTCCGCATCGAGCAGGATAACGTGGCGTTGAACACCGGTGTGATCATCCCTGGCTCCGGCGGGCAGACGGCGTATAAATCCGTTGATGGCACCGTCAGTAAAGGGGTTGAGCTTGAGCTGAACGGCGCGCTGACCGATAACTGGCAGCTGACCTTCGGTGCGAGCCGCTATGTGGCCGAAGCGGGCGATGGCGTGGCCGTCAACCCGGACCAGCCGCGCACCACCATGAAATTGTTTACCCGTTATCAGTTGCCGACGCTGCCCGCATTGACCGTGGGCGGCGGCGCGCGCTGGCAGACCAAAACCTGGCAGGATATCGCAGGGCCGAATGGCGACACGCGCATTTCCCAGAACGGCTATACCGTGGTGGATCTGTTCACGCGCTACCAGGCGACCAAAAATCTTGCGGTACAGGCGAACCTGAACAACGTCTTCGATAAAGTGTATTACGATTATCTGGGCACGTATGGCGTCTACGGCGCGCCGCGCAACTTCTCCGTGACGGCGAGCTACAGCTTCTGA
- a CDS encoding metal-dependent hydrolase, with product MFLVDSHCHLDGLDYQSLHKDVDDVLAKAAARDVKYLLAVATTLPGYKTMRELIGERDNVAYSCGVHPLNQDEAYDVEELRRLAADPRVVAMGETGLDYYYTPETKARQQESFRHHIRIGRELNKPVIVHTRDAREDTLAILREEKVTDCSGVLHCFTEDKETAGKLLDLGFYISFSGIVTFRNAEQIREAARYVPLDRILVETDSPYLAPVPHRGKENQPAMVRDVAEYMAVLKGVSLETLAETTTRNFSTLFHIDLATLQSA from the coding sequence ATGTTTTTAGTCGACTCACACTGCCATCTTGATGGCCTGGATTATCAGTCTCTGCATAAAGATGTGGATGACGTGCTGGCGAAAGCCGCCGCACGCGACGTGAAATATTTGCTGGCAGTCGCCACGACGCTGCCGGGCTATAAAACGATGCGCGAGCTTATCGGCGAGCGTGACAATGTGGCTTACTCCTGCGGCGTGCATCCGCTCAATCAGGACGAAGCGTACGATGTGGAGGAGCTTCGTCGTCTGGCCGCCGATCCGCGCGTGGTTGCGATGGGCGAAACGGGCCTTGATTACTACTACACGCCGGAAACTAAAGCCCGCCAGCAGGAATCCTTCCGCCATCACATTCGCATCGGCCGCGAGCTGAACAAGCCCGTTATCGTTCATACGCGCGATGCCCGCGAAGATACGCTCGCTATCCTGCGCGAAGAAAAAGTGACGGACTGTTCAGGCGTACTACACTGTTTTACGGAAGACAAAGAGACGGCGGGTAAACTTCTGGATCTGGGTTTTTACATCTCCTTTTCCGGCATTGTGACCTTCCGCAATGCGGAGCAGATCCGCGAGGCCGCGCGCTATGTTCCGCTCGACCGGATACTGGTGGAAACCGACTCGCCGTACCTGGCGCCGGTTCCGCATCGCGGTAAAGAGAATCAGCCAGCGATGGTGCGCGATGTGGCGGAATATATGGCGGTACTTAAGGGCGTGAGCCTGGAAACGCTTGCTGAAACCACTACCCGCAACTTCTCCACGCTGTTTCATATCGACCTCGCCACGCTGCAATCTGCCTGA
- the ptsG gene encoding PTS glucose transporter subunit IIBC, translating to MFKNAFANLQKVGKSLMLPVSVLPIAGILLGVGSANFSWLPAVVSHVMAEAGGSVFANMPLIFAIGVALGFTNNDGVSALAAVVAYGIMVKTMAVVAPLVLHLPPDEIAAKHLADTGVLGGIISGAIAAYMFNRFYRIKLPEYLGFFAGKRFVPIISGLAAIFTGVILSFIWPPIGSAIQTFSQWAAYQNPVVAFGIYGFIERCLVPFGLHHIWNVPFQMQIGEFTNAAGQVFHGDIPRYMAGDPTAGKLSGGFLFKMYGLPAAAIAIWHSAKPENRAKVGGIMISAALTSFLTGITEPIEFSFMFVAPILYVIHAILAGLAFPICILLGMRDGTSFSHGLIDFIVLSGNSSKLWLFPIVGAGYAVVYYTIFRVLIKALDLKTPGREDATEDAKAAGTSEMAPALVAAFGGKENITNLDACITRLRVSVADVAKVDQAGLKKLGAAGVVVAGSGVQAIFGTKSDNLKTEMDEYIRNS from the coding sequence ATGTTTAAGAATGCATTTGCTAACCTGCAGAAGGTGGGTAAATCGCTGATGCTGCCAGTCTCCGTACTGCCTATCGCAGGTATCCTGCTGGGCGTCGGTTCTGCAAACTTCAGCTGGCTGCCAGCCGTGGTTTCCCACGTTATGGCGGAAGCGGGCGGATCGGTTTTCGCCAACATGCCGCTTATTTTCGCTATCGGTGTTGCGCTGGGCTTCACCAATAACGACGGCGTTTCTGCGCTGGCCGCTGTGGTGGCTTACGGCATCATGGTGAAAACCATGGCAGTCGTTGCACCACTGGTTCTGCATCTCCCACCGGACGAAATCGCGGCGAAACACCTGGCAGATACCGGTGTGCTTGGCGGGATCATCTCGGGTGCGATTGCAGCCTATATGTTCAACCGTTTCTACCGCATTAAGCTTCCTGAGTATCTGGGCTTCTTCGCCGGTAAACGCTTCGTGCCGATCATCTCTGGTCTGGCGGCGATCTTCACCGGCGTTATCCTGTCCTTCATTTGGCCGCCGATTGGTTCCGCTATCCAGACGTTCTCTCAGTGGGCGGCTTACCAGAACCCGGTTGTCGCGTTTGGTATCTACGGCTTCATCGAACGCTGCCTGGTGCCGTTTGGTCTGCACCATATCTGGAACGTACCTTTCCAGATGCAGATCGGCGAATTCACCAACGCGGCAGGTCAGGTGTTCCACGGCGATATCCCGCGCTACATGGCGGGTGACCCGACCGCGGGCAAACTCTCTGGCGGCTTCCTGTTCAAAATGTACGGTCTGCCGGCTGCTGCCATCGCTATCTGGCATTCGGCTAAACCGGAAAACCGCGCCAAAGTGGGCGGTATCATGATCTCCGCGGCGCTGACCTCGTTCCTGACCGGTATCACCGAGCCGATCGAGTTCTCCTTCATGTTCGTGGCGCCGATCCTGTACGTTATCCACGCGATTCTGGCAGGTCTGGCTTTCCCGATCTGTATCCTTCTGGGTATGCGTGACGGTACGTCCTTCTCCCACGGCCTGATCGACTTCATCGTTCTGTCCGGTAACAGCAGCAAACTGTGGCTGTTCCCGATTGTGGGCGCGGGCTACGCGGTGGTTTACTACACCATCTTCCGTGTGCTTATCAAAGCGCTGGATCTGAAAACCCCGGGCCGTGAAGACGCGACCGAAGACGCCAAAGCCGCTGGCACCAGCGAAATGGCACCGGCTCTGGTGGCCGCGTTTGGTGGTAAAGAGAACATCACTAACCTCGACGCCTGTATCACTCGTCTGCGCGTAAGCGTGGCTGACGTGGCGAAAGTGGATCAGGCTGGCCTGAAGAAACTGGGTGCTGCGGGCGTGGTTGTCGCAGGCTCCGGCGTTCAGGCGATTTTCGGGACTAAATCCGATAACCTGAAAACCGAAATGGATGAGTACATCCGTAACAGCTAA
- the hinT gene encoding purine nucleoside phosphoramidase, whose product MAEETIFSKIICREIPADIVYQDELVTAFRDISPQTPTHILIVPNVLVPTVNDVTAEHEQALGRLFTVAAKIAQQEGIAEDGYRLIMNCNRHGGQEVYHIHMHLVGGRALGPMLAHKGL is encoded by the coding sequence ATGGCCGAAGAAACCATTTTCAGCAAAATTATTTGTCGCGAGATCCCCGCCGACATCGTCTATCAGGATGAGCTTGTCACCGCGTTTCGCGATATTTCTCCCCAGACCCCGACCCATATTTTAATCGTCCCGAATGTGCTGGTGCCGACGGTCAATGACGTCACGGCGGAACACGAACAGGCGCTGGGGCGTCTTTTTACTGTCGCGGCGAAAATCGCACAGCAGGAAGGCATCGCCGAAGATGGCTATCGCCTTATCATGAACTGCAATCGTCATGGCGGGCAGGAGGTCTACCACATCCATATGCATCTGGTCGGCGGCCGTGCGCTGGGGCCAATGCTTGCGCATAAAGGCCTCTGA